A single Vicinamibacterales bacterium DNA region contains:
- a CDS encoding 2-oxoglutarate dehydrogenase E1 component gives MNPWDQFTGANAGYVYELFERYQRDPSSVDEATRRAFATWTPADPTEPRPSLPTDLSTVAPAGAKVEAAVGREGGPSDLSDNAKAAIAAFTLAESIRRFGHLAARVDPLGFHDPIGDPSLAAASHGLTTDTLKKLPASIVSGPTAAGTANAFEAIARLRDIYCSTTGHDHNQVFVPDERVWLRHAVESGQFRPPADPINGVELLDRITEVETFERFLQRTFPGKTRFSIEGLDMMVPIIDEIIHDAAEGGVQHVMIAMAHRGRLNVLAHILQKPYTQILAEFKDPVLKDRLRVDLGWMGDVKYHAGARIEARPEGLPRQVTISMPPNPSHLEAVDPVLNGMARAAATSVDKPGPAVVDKGKVLAILIHGDSAFPGQGVVAETLNLSRLEGYDVGGIIHIIANNQVGFTTDPGESFSTSYASGLARGFKIPITHVNADDPAACIEAARLAIAYRQRFKLDFLIDLVGYRRYGHNEGDEPAFTQPQVYQIVAGHPTVREKYARALADAGQVSPERADEMVRERMTALEQAYAAVKPEQDYVPPVPEVPPSGAATKAKTAMPLARLAELNAELLKVPDGFAVHRKLERGRERRKAMFTEPGERSIDWAAAEELALASILADGIAIRLTGEDVERGTFSHRHAVYHDMATGDEHVPLQRLSQAKAAFEIRNSPLSEYACVGFELGYSLQEPGRLVVWEAQYGDFINGAQIILDEYLTSSRAKWGMSPSLVLLLPHGYEGQGPDHSSARLERFLNAAADTNIRVVNCTTAAQYFHVLRRQALLLNTDPLPLIVMTPKSLLRHGFTASTPTELAEGKFQRVIDDPATGSASPRAESRGDEMIIQPGKVRRLVLCSGKVAVDLMTSEQRKSNPNVAIARVEQLYPFPDTAIGDVMARYPKLREVCWVQEEPENMGAWEFVRPLLESLIDGRWPLRYIGRIRNSSPSEGSSSWHAANQRAIVEQAFEAKAETKELDRVLSKQV, from the coding sequence ATGAACCCGTGGGACCAGTTTACCGGGGCCAACGCGGGGTATGTCTACGAGTTGTTCGAGCGCTACCAGCGCGATCCCTCGTCGGTGGACGAGGCGACCCGCCGGGCGTTTGCTACTTGGACTCCCGCCGACCCGACAGAACCCAGACCAAGCCTGCCCACCGACTTGTCCACCGTAGCGCCGGCAGGCGCGAAGGTGGAAGCGGCCGTTGGCCGCGAAGGCGGGCCCTCCGACCTGTCGGACAACGCGAAGGCGGCGATTGCCGCGTTTACCCTAGCCGAGTCGATCCGCCGATTCGGGCACCTGGCGGCGCGCGTCGATCCGCTCGGCTTCCATGATCCCATCGGCGATCCGTCGCTGGCGGCGGCCTCGCATGGCCTGACCACCGACACGCTGAAGAAGCTGCCGGCGTCGATCGTCTCGGGACCGACGGCCGCCGGCACGGCGAACGCGTTCGAGGCCATCGCCCGCCTGCGCGACATCTACTGCTCGACCACCGGCCACGACCACAACCAGGTGTTCGTCCCCGACGAGCGGGTGTGGCTGCGCCACGCCGTCGAGTCGGGCCAGTTCCGGCCGCCGGCGGATCCGATCAACGGCGTCGAGCTGCTCGATCGCATCACCGAGGTCGAGACCTTCGAGCGCTTCCTGCAGCGGACGTTCCCGGGCAAGACGCGCTTCTCGATCGAAGGCCTCGACATGATGGTGCCGATCATCGACGAGATCATCCACGACGCCGCCGAAGGCGGCGTGCAGCACGTGATGATCGCGATGGCGCATCGCGGCCGCTTGAACGTGCTCGCGCACATCCTGCAGAAGCCGTACACGCAGATCCTCGCGGAGTTCAAGGACCCGGTGCTGAAGGACCGGCTGCGCGTCGACCTGGGCTGGATGGGCGACGTGAAGTACCATGCCGGCGCCCGCATCGAGGCGCGGCCCGAAGGGTTGCCGCGGCAGGTGACCATCTCGATGCCACCCAACCCGAGCCACCTCGAAGCGGTGGATCCGGTGTTGAACGGCATGGCGCGGGCGGCGGCGACGTCGGTCGACAAGCCGGGCCCGGCGGTGGTCGACAAGGGCAAGGTGCTCGCCATCCTGATCCACGGCGATTCGGCATTCCCCGGCCAGGGCGTGGTGGCGGAAACGCTCAACCTGTCGCGGCTCGAAGGCTACGACGTCGGCGGCATCATCCACATCATCGCCAACAACCAGGTCGGCTTCACCACCGACCCCGGCGAGTCGTTCAGTACCAGCTACGCCAGCGGCCTGGCGCGCGGGTTCAAGATTCCGATCACGCACGTCAATGCCGACGACCCGGCGGCCTGCATCGAGGCGGCGCGGCTGGCCATCGCCTACCGCCAGCGGTTCAAGCTCGACTTCCTGATCGACCTGGTCGGCTATCGCCGCTACGGGCACAACGAAGGCGACGAGCCGGCGTTCACGCAGCCGCAGGTCTACCAGATTGTGGCCGGCCACCCGACCGTGCGCGAGAAGTACGCGCGGGCGCTGGCCGACGCCGGACAGGTCTCGCCGGAGCGCGCCGACGAGATGGTGCGCGAGCGCATGACGGCGCTCGAGCAGGCCTACGCCGCGGTCAAGCCGGAGCAGGACTACGTGCCGCCGGTGCCCGAGGTGCCGCCGAGCGGCGCCGCCACCAAGGCCAAGACGGCGATGCCGCTGGCGCGCCTCGCGGAGTTGAACGCGGAGCTGCTCAAGGTGCCGGACGGCTTTGCCGTGCACCGCAAGCTCGAGCGCGGGCGCGAACGGCGCAAGGCGATGTTCACCGAACCCGGCGAGCGCAGCATCGACTGGGCCGCCGCCGAAGAGCTCGCGCTGGCCTCGATCCTGGCCGACGGCATCGCCATCCGGTTGACCGGCGAAGACGTCGAGCGCGGCACCTTCAGCCACCGGCACGCGGTCTATCACGACATGGCGACCGGCGACGAGCACGTGCCGCTGCAGCGGCTCAGCCAGGCGAAGGCGGCGTTCGAGATCCGGAACAGCCCGCTCTCCGAATACGCCTGCGTCGGCTTCGAGCTGGGCTACAGCCTCCAGGAGCCCGGCCGCCTCGTGGTGTGGGAAGCGCAGTACGGCGACTTCATCAACGGCGCGCAAATCATCCTCGACGAGTACCTCACCTCGAGCCGCGCCAAGTGGGGCATGTCGCCGTCGCTGGTGCTGCTGCTGCCGCACGGTTACGAAGGCCAGGGCCCGGATCACTCGAGCGCCCGCCTCGAGCGCTTCCTCAATGCGGCCGCCGACACCAACATCCGCGTCGTCAACTGCACGACGGCGGCGCAGTACTTCCACGTGCTGCGGCGCCAGGCGCTGCTGCTGAACACGGATCCGCTGCCGTTGATCGTGATGACACCCAAGAGCCTGCTGCGGCACGGCTTCACCGCGTCCACGCCAACCGAGCTGGCCGAGGGCAAGTTCCAGCGGGTCATCGACGACCCTGCGACTGGCTCAGCGTCGCCCCGGGCGGAGTCGAGGGGCGACGAGATGATCATTCAGCCGGGGAAGGTGCGCCGGCTGGTGCTGTGCAGCGGCAAGGTCGCGGTTGACCTCATGACCAGCGAGCAGCGCAAGAGCAACCCCAACGTGGCCATTGCCCGCGTCGAGCAGCTCTACCCGTTCCCCGACACGGCGATTGGCGATGTGATGGCGCGCTACCCGAAGCTGCGCGAGGTGTGCTGGGTCCAGGAAGAGCCGGAAAACATGGGCGCGTGGGAGTTCGTGCGCCCGTTGCTGGAGTCGCTCATCGACGGCCGCTGGCCGCTGCGCTACATCGGGCGCATCCGCAACTCGAGCCCGTCGGAAGGCTCGTCCAGCTGGCACGCCGCCAACCAGCGGGCGATTGTCGAGCAGGCCTTTGAAGCCAAGGCCGAAACGAAAGAACTCGATCGCGTCCTCTCGAAGCAGGTTTAG
- the odhB gene encoding 2-oxoglutarate dehydrogenase complex dihydrolipoyllysine-residue succinyltransferase, with protein MATNIVVPELGESVVEARVAKWLKKPGDSVAAGDALVELETEKIDLEVSADRAGVMGAIKHEEGADVKVGEVLAILEEAGTDAVPNVPEVSASAAAGRSGETSPKLAGSPASEGGPKVQEPPAAEKKATPTAKNVAKAHDVKLESVESSGARVTKQDVLKAAAPAASASARSGSGELRRDLAVAASGREGGPAGERSETRERMSKRRATIARRLVEAQHTAAMLTTFNEVDMSALMALRERRKEAFARKHGVSVGIASFFVQAAVGALKAFPQINAEIQGDEIVYKHYYDIGMAVGAEGGLVVPVLRDADQLGFAGIELGIRDFAARAKDGTLTLEDLKGGTFTITNGGVFGSLMSTPILNPPQVGILGLHKIADRAVPVNGQVVIRPMMYLALSYDHRLVDGREAVQFLVKIKEYIEDPAWMLLDA; from the coding sequence ATGGCAACGAACATTGTGGTTCCGGAACTCGGCGAGTCGGTGGTCGAAGCGCGGGTCGCGAAGTGGCTGAAGAAGCCGGGCGACAGCGTGGCCGCCGGTGACGCGCTGGTCGAACTCGAGACCGAGAAGATCGACCTGGAAGTGAGCGCGGATCGCGCCGGCGTGATGGGCGCCATCAAGCACGAGGAAGGCGCGGACGTTAAAGTCGGAGAAGTGCTGGCGATTCTTGAGGAGGCCGGCACCGACGCGGTGCCTAATGTGCCTGAGGTGTCCGCCTCCGCGGCCGCAGGCCGCTCCGGCGAGACCTCGCCGAAGCTCGCCGGCAGCCCGGCGAGCGAAGGCGGGCCTAAGGTGCAGGAGCCGCCGGCAGCCGAGAAGAAGGCCACGCCAACTGCGAAGAATGTTGCCAAGGCGCACGACGTCAAGCTCGAGTCAGTCGAGTCGTCCGGAGCGCGTGTCACCAAGCAGGATGTGTTGAAAGCCGCCGCTCCGGCGGCATCCGCCTCCGCTCGCTCAGGCTCTGGCGAGCTACGGCGAGACCTCGCCGTAGCGGCCTCCGGCCGCGAAGGCGGGCCGGCAGGCGAACGAAGTGAAACTCGTGAGCGAATGAGTAAGAGGCGCGCGACCATCGCCAGGCGTTTGGTTGAAGCCCAGCACACGGCGGCGATGCTCACCACCTTCAACGAGGTGGACATGAGCGCCCTGATGGCGCTGCGCGAGCGGCGCAAGGAAGCCTTCGCCAGGAAGCACGGCGTGAGCGTGGGCATCGCCTCGTTCTTCGTTCAGGCCGCGGTCGGCGCGCTCAAGGCGTTCCCGCAGATCAACGCGGAAATCCAGGGCGACGAAATCGTCTACAAGCACTACTACGACATCGGCATGGCGGTCGGCGCCGAGGGCGGGCTGGTGGTGCCGGTGTTGCGTGACGCCGACCAGCTGGGGTTTGCCGGCATCGAGCTGGGGATTCGCGACTTCGCGGCGCGCGCCAAGGACGGCACGCTGACGCTCGAGGATTTAAAGGGCGGCACCTTCACGATCACCAACGGCGGCGTCTTCGGCTCGCTGATGAGCACGCCGATTCTCAACCCGCCGCAGGTCGGCATCCTCGGCCTGCACAAGATCGCCGACCGCGCCGTGCCGGTCAACGGCCAGGTCGTGATCCGGCCGATGATGTACCTGGCCCTCAGCTACGACCACCGGCTGGTCGATGGCCGCGAAGCGGTCCAGTTCCTGGTGAAGATCAAGGAATACATCGAAGACCCGGCCTGGATGCTGCTGGACGCGTAG